One segment of Streptomyces sp. NA02950 DNA contains the following:
- a CDS encoding DUF3556 domain-containing protein → MGFRTPNLADVHMKEWRSRPYLQRIRPLAQHWAENGFGTPGAVYVLYLVKIAVYVLGGIAVTAATPGLGSVGDFASWWTEPIAYQKIVVWTLLYEVLGFGCGSGPLTLRFAPPVSAFLHWLRPGTVRLPPWPNAVPLTRGTRRTVLDAALYGAVLASAVWLLCSPGQASGEHTAGLIDPLRLVPLVVALALLGLRDKTVFLAARAEHYGLTLLVFCFPVTDMLIGLKLVMLGLWWGAATSKLNHHFPFVCAIMLSNSPLQRSKWFKRRLYRRFPDDLRPSWVSALAAHGGTVIEYSVPLVLLFSHGGITTTVALAIMVVFHLHILSTFPMGVPLEWNIFFIYSALFLFGHYAGVGVSGLESPLLAALLVVCLVGVPALGNVKPHLVSFLPSMRYYAGNWATSLWCFRKGSEAKLNSHIVKAAGTPKDQLTGLYGEETTELMLHQGMAWRSMHTHGRALNGLLPRAVDDIAEYDVRDGEYVAGTVLGWNFGEGHLHNAQLLHAVQERCGFAAGELRVIVLESQPIHRQQQHYRILDAATGRIEEGLVDVREMLSRQPWLADDDPAIPVRSVDGDPLPAGAEAVPAHE, encoded by the coding sequence ATGGGATTCCGCACGCCGAATCTGGCCGACGTCCATATGAAGGAATGGCGGTCACGGCCCTATCTTCAACGCATCCGCCCGCTCGCGCAGCACTGGGCCGAGAACGGCTTCGGCACACCGGGCGCGGTGTATGTGCTCTACCTCGTGAAGATCGCGGTCTATGTACTCGGCGGTATCGCGGTCACCGCGGCCACGCCGGGGCTCGGGTCCGTGGGCGATTTCGCGTCCTGGTGGACCGAGCCGATCGCGTACCAGAAGATCGTGGTCTGGACGCTGCTGTACGAAGTGCTCGGGTTCGGCTGTGGCTCCGGACCGCTGACGCTGCGTTTCGCCCCTCCCGTCAGCGCGTTTCTGCACTGGCTCCGGCCCGGTACCGTCCGGCTTCCCCCGTGGCCGAACGCCGTTCCGCTCACTCGCGGGACGCGCCGCACCGTACTCGATGCGGCGCTGTACGGGGCCGTCCTGGCCTCGGCGGTGTGGCTCCTGTGCTCCCCCGGTCAGGCCTCCGGGGAGCACACGGCCGGCCTGATCGATCCCCTGCGCCTCGTCCCGCTGGTGGTCGCGCTGGCGCTGCTGGGGCTGCGGGACAAGACGGTTTTCCTGGCCGCCCGGGCCGAGCACTACGGGCTGACCCTGCTGGTCTTCTGCTTCCCTGTCACCGACATGCTCATCGGGCTCAAGCTGGTCATGCTCGGGCTGTGGTGGGGCGCCGCGACATCCAAGCTGAACCACCACTTCCCCTTCGTCTGCGCCATCATGCTCAGCAACAGCCCGCTCCAGCGCAGCAAGTGGTTCAAGCGCAGGCTCTACCGCCGCTTCCCGGACGATCTGCGCCCCTCCTGGGTGTCCGCTCTCGCGGCGCACGGCGGCACGGTCATCGAGTATTCGGTGCCCCTGGTGCTGCTCTTCTCCCACGGCGGCATCACCACGACCGTCGCGCTGGCCATCATGGTCGTCTTCCACCTGCACATCCTCTCGACCTTCCCGATGGGCGTGCCGCTCGAGTGGAACATCTTCTTCATCTACTCCGCACTGTTCCTCTTCGGCCACTATGCCGGGGTCGGAGTGTCCGGGCTCGAGTCCCCGCTGCTCGCAGCGCTGCTTGTGGTCTGCCTGGTAGGAGTTCCGGCCCTGGGCAACGTGAAGCCGCACCTGGTGTCGTTCCTCCCCTCGATGCGTTATTACGCGGGGAACTGGGCCACCAGCCTCTGGTGCTTCCGCAAGGGCTCCGAGGCGAAGCTCAACTCCCACATCGTCAAGGCGGCAGGTACGCCGAAGGACCAGCTCACCGGGTTGTACGGAGAGGAGACGACAGAGCTGATGCTGCATCAGGGAATGGCGTGGCGCTCGATGCACACGCACGGCCGGGCGCTGAACGGACTGCTCCCCCGGGCCGTGGACGACATCGCCGAATACGACGTGCGGGACGGGGAATACGTGGCCGGCACCGTCCTCGGCTGGAACTTCGGCGAGGGCCATCTGCACAACGCCCAGCTGCTGCACGCGGTCCAGGAGCGGTGCGGATTCGCGGCAGGCGAACTGCGCGTCATCGTCCTGGAGTCCCAGCCCATCCACCGGCAGCAGCAGCACTATCGCATCCTGGACGCGGCGACCGGTCGGATCGAGGAGGGCCTGGTGGATGTCAGGGAGATGCTGTCGCGGCAGCCCTGGCTCGCCGACGACGATCCGGCGATTCCCGTCCGGAGCGTCGACGGGGACCCGCTCCCGGCGGGCGCCGAGGCGGTGCCCGCCCATGAGTGA
- a CDS encoding NAD(P)/FAD-dependent oxidoreductase, whose product MSDAIVVGSGPNGLSAAVALARQGVSVTVLEAAEEIGGGTRSSELTVPGVLHDHCSAVHAMGIASPYLSTLGLERYGLEWAFPEVDLAHPLDSGRAGVMVRSVERTAAGLGPDGPAWSRLFGPVAAGFDALAEDFLGPLVRVPAHPVHLVRFGLRALQPATVLARRWRTEEARALFAGVAAHSFHPLTGPFSSAIGLALTTAGHRYGWPVVRGGSRMMAEALAALLKELGGTVETGITVRSLDELAPARTVLLDVGPGAAVDICGDRMPARVRRAYRGYRHGPGAFKIDLAVEGGVPWTNASCRRAGTVHLGGTLEEVVQAERDTHGGRMPERPFVLVAQQYLADPGRSSGDVHPVYAYAHVPHGYTGDATDAILDRIEQYAPGFRERIVGRFVRSTTEMPQYNPNYTGGDIITGANTIRQLTLRPRVALDPYSTGVPGVFLCSAATPPGPGTHGMGGYHAARSALRYLAR is encoded by the coding sequence ATGAGTGACGCCATCGTGGTGGGCTCCGGCCCCAACGGGCTGAGCGCCGCCGTCGCCCTGGCGCGGCAGGGTGTGTCCGTTACCGTGCTGGAGGCCGCTGAGGAGATCGGCGGCGGGACCCGGAGCAGTGAGCTCACCGTGCCCGGAGTACTCCACGACCACTGCTCCGCCGTGCACGCGATGGGCATCGCCTCGCCGTATCTGAGCACACTCGGCCTCGAGCGGTACGGACTGGAGTGGGCCTTCCCCGAGGTCGACCTCGCACATCCGCTGGACTCGGGCCGTGCCGGGGTGATGGTCCGCTCCGTGGAGCGGACGGCGGCCGGGCTCGGTCCCGACGGCCCGGCGTGGAGTCGGCTCTTCGGCCCGGTGGCGGCGGGGTTCGACGCCCTGGCCGAGGATTTCCTGGGGCCGCTCGTCCGTGTTCCGGCCCACCCCGTCCACCTCGTGCGCTTCGGGCTGCGGGCCCTCCAGCCCGCCACCGTCCTGGCCCGCCGCTGGCGCACCGAGGAGGCGCGTGCCCTGTTCGCCGGTGTCGCGGCGCACTCCTTCCATCCGCTGACCGGCCCCTTCAGCTCGGCGATCGGGCTGGCGCTGACCACCGCCGGACACCGGTACGGCTGGCCGGTCGTCCGCGGAGGTTCCCGGATGATGGCCGAGGCGCTGGCCGCCCTGCTCAAGGAGCTCGGCGGCACGGTCGAAACAGGCATCACGGTGCGCTCGCTCGATGAGCTGGCCCCCGCACGGACCGTCCTGCTCGATGTCGGGCCGGGCGCCGCCGTGGACATCTGCGGGGACCGCATGCCCGCCCGCGTCCGGCGCGCCTACCGGGGCTACCGCCACGGCCCGGGGGCGTTCAAAATCGATCTGGCCGTCGAGGGAGGGGTGCCGTGGACCAATGCCTCCTGCCGCCGCGCGGGCACGGTGCACCTCGGCGGCACCCTCGAGGAGGTCGTACAGGCCGAACGGGATACCCACGGCGGCCGGATGCCAGAGCGCCCGTTCGTGCTGGTCGCCCAGCAGTACCTCGCCGATCCGGGGCGCTCGTCGGGCGATGTCCATCCCGTGTACGCGTACGCCCACGTCCCGCACGGCTACACGGGCGACGCGACGGACGCCATACTGGACCGGATCGAGCAGTACGCCCCCGGTTTCCGGGAGCGCATCGTGGGCAGGTTCGTCCGCAGTACAACCGAAATGCCACAGTACAACCCGAACTACACCGGCGGAGACATCATCACCGGGGCCAATACGATACGGCAGCTGACACTGCGGCCCCGGGTGGCGCTGGACCCGTACAGCACCGGCGTTCCCGGAGTCTTCCTGTGCTCGGCGGCCACACCACCGGGCCCCGGCACGCACGGGATGGGCGGTTACCACGCGGCGCGGTCCGCTCTGCGGTACCTCGCCCGCTGA
- a CDS encoding CdaR family transcriptional regulator, with the protein MDVPTDPVARIAAAVLPHRDAFIAELVEATEKEIAVLDHDERLHSLLHASITENVVAGLHVLSNGIDPRTVDAPPSAISYARHLAQRDVPMSALLRAYRLGASAFLHRALSETANLPGQNGTSVVISLMDISAAYIDRVSEQVARAYEEERERWVSSRGVLRQHWVTQLLQDPSPNLTQAEAALGYRLAGTHLAVEGWMDRSSDPYDAMTILERLSTVLRRVFKAREHPLVVPTDETDVRFWFPVKAGLTVDAETVALELVRARLPVRLAIGNPRPGLDGFRRSIRGASRAKTLALAAGDDAPPVVSFAEVAPVALLADEPGELADFVADTLGSLVIDDPWRQSLRETLRIFLATHRSYAATAELLTVHRNTVHYRIQQTVEKYGVPLEGNTFELQLALAICRWHGSTVLRRASG; encoded by the coding sequence ATGGACGTGCCGACGGATCCCGTCGCCCGGATCGCGGCGGCCGTGCTGCCCCATCGCGACGCGTTCATAGCGGAGCTGGTCGAGGCCACCGAGAAGGAGATCGCAGTCCTCGACCATGACGAGCGGCTGCACAGCCTGCTTCACGCCAGCATCACCGAGAACGTCGTCGCGGGACTGCACGTGCTGAGCAACGGCATCGATCCGCGGACCGTGGACGCGCCGCCGTCGGCCATCTCGTACGCCCGCCACCTCGCCCAGCGCGACGTCCCCATGTCAGCCCTCCTGCGCGCCTACCGGCTGGGAGCGTCCGCCTTCCTGCACAGGGCACTGAGCGAAACCGCGAACCTGCCGGGCCAGAACGGCACGAGCGTGGTCATCTCCCTGATGGACATCTCCGCGGCGTACATCGACCGCGTATCGGAACAGGTCGCCCGGGCGTACGAGGAGGAGCGCGAGCGCTGGGTGAGCAGCAGGGGCGTACTGCGACAGCACTGGGTGACCCAGCTGTTGCAGGACCCCTCGCCCAATCTCACCCAGGCGGAAGCCGCCCTCGGCTACCGGCTGGCCGGCACCCATCTCGCGGTGGAGGGCTGGATGGACCGCTCCAGCGACCCGTACGACGCGATGACCATCCTGGAGCGGTTGAGCACCGTGTTGCGCCGTGTCTTCAAGGCGCGGGAACACCCGCTCGTCGTGCCCACCGACGAGACGGACGTCCGTTTCTGGTTCCCGGTGAAGGCAGGGCTGACCGTGGACGCCGAGACGGTGGCGCTGGAGCTGGTGCGCGCCCGGCTGCCGGTGCGGCTGGCCATCGGCAACCCGCGTCCCGGACTCGACGGCTTCCGCCGCAGCATCCGTGGCGCTTCCCGGGCGAAGACCCTCGCCCTGGCGGCCGGAGACGACGCGCCGCCCGTGGTGTCCTTCGCCGAGGTGGCGCCCGTGGCCTTGCTGGCCGACGAGCCCGGCGAGCTGGCGGACTTCGTCGCCGACACCCTCGGCAGCCTGGTCATCGACGATCCCTGGCGGCAGTCGCTGCGCGAGACCCTGCGCATCTTCCTCGCGACCCATCGCAGTTACGCCGCCACCGCCGAGCTGCTCACGGTCCACCGCAACACCGTCCACTACCGCATCCAGCAGACCGTCGAGAAGTACGGCGTACCGCTGGAGGGCAACACCTTCGAGCTGCAGCTGGCCCTGGCCATCTGCCGCTGGCACGGGTCCACCGTGCTGCGGCGGGCCTCTGGATGA
- a CDS encoding GYD domain-containing protein: MPKYLVTASYSADGAKGLLADGGTGRREAVKREIQSCGGTLEWMYFAFGEHDLYVVVDIPDNVSMAAISIVARSSGAVHSKAVPLLSPEDLDAATKKQVDYRPPGA; encoded by the coding sequence ATGCCGAAGTACCTGGTGACGGCCAGTTACAGCGCCGATGGTGCCAAGGGGCTGCTCGCCGATGGAGGGACGGGACGCAGGGAGGCCGTCAAGCGGGAGATCCAGTCGTGCGGGGGGACGCTGGAATGGATGTACTTCGCCTTCGGCGAACACGATCTGTACGTCGTCGTCGACATTCCCGATAACGTGTCGATGGCCGCTATCTCCATCGTGGCACGGTCAAGCGGTGCTGTGCACTCCAAGGCCGTACCGTTGCTCAGCCCCGAAGATCTCGATGCCGCGACGAAAAAGCAGGTCGACTACAGGCCCCCCGGCGCTTGA
- the putP gene encoding sodium/proline symporter PutP, with product MITFGIFLITMVFVGVLTYQDTLTFSDFALGGRRLSAPLAALSAGASDMSGWLFLGLPGAVYTAGIGASWIAVGLAVGTYLNWLLVAPRLRTYTELAGDAKTLSAYLEERFEDGSRMLRVVSATVTVAFFTVYVASGLLAGGVLFEGIFGGGFDFALTVFATVIVVYTVLGGFRAVSVTHSVQATVMFCAAVALPAIGMVTLGGLGALHGVLTRKTPSLLNMGEQAGFDGSQWTSAGPLGAVAVISLLAWGLGYFGQPHILVRFMSIRSTREIPRARRIGVAWVVGCLAGASTVGLVGIAALDQPLKNPETVFIALCAQLVNPWVAGILLVGVLAAIKSTADSQLLVSAMALTEDFYRAFVNRRASDASMVLAARATVVAVALVAYVIALSGGAVLDIVAYAWAGFGSAFGPVILLSLYWPRMTRAGAMAGIVTGAATVLLWKHIDPLLGPLQSGVYEMVPGVLAATAAALLFGTFVGRPPRRTWSGAMEPDPTARVPVS from the coding sequence ATGATCACGTTTGGGATATTCCTGATCACCATGGTGTTCGTGGGTGTCCTGACGTATCAGGACACGTTGACATTCTCCGACTTCGCGCTGGGCGGACGCCGGCTGAGTGCGCCCTTGGCGGCCCTGTCCGCCGGAGCCAGTGATATGTCCGGCTGGCTGTTCCTGGGACTGCCCGGCGCCGTCTATACGGCGGGGATCGGCGCCTCGTGGATCGCCGTCGGTCTCGCCGTCGGCACCTATCTCAACTGGCTCCTGGTCGCGCCGCGATTGCGCACCTACACCGAACTGGCCGGTGACGCGAAGACCCTCTCGGCCTATCTGGAGGAGCGGTTCGAGGACGGCAGCAGAATGCTTCGCGTGGTCTCGGCAACGGTCACCGTCGCCTTCTTCACCGTCTACGTGGCGAGCGGACTCCTGGCAGGGGGTGTGCTGTTCGAGGGCATCTTCGGCGGCGGCTTCGACTTCGCGCTCACCGTCTTCGCCACGGTGATCGTGGTCTACACCGTGCTGGGCGGCTTCCGAGCGGTGAGTGTGACGCACTCGGTGCAGGCGACGGTGATGTTCTGCGCGGCCGTGGCACTCCCGGCGATCGGCATGGTGACGCTGGGCGGACTCGGTGCGCTGCACGGCGTACTGACGCGCAAGACCCCGTCCCTGCTGAACATGGGGGAACAGGCCGGATTCGACGGCAGCCAGTGGACCTCCGCCGGGCCGCTCGGTGCGGTGGCGGTGATCTCCCTGCTCGCCTGGGGACTGGGCTACTTCGGTCAGCCTCACATCCTGGTGCGCTTCATGAGCATCCGCAGCACCCGCGAGATTCCCCGGGCCCGCCGTATCGGTGTGGCCTGGGTGGTCGGGTGTCTGGCGGGCGCCTCGACCGTGGGACTGGTGGGGATCGCCGCGCTCGACCAGCCGCTGAAGAATCCGGAGACCGTCTTCATCGCGCTCTGCGCCCAACTGGTCAATCCCTGGGTCGCCGGCATCCTGCTGGTGGGCGTGCTCGCCGCGATCAAGTCCACCGCGGACAGCCAGCTGTTGGTCTCGGCGATGGCCCTGACCGAGGACTTCTACCGGGCCTTCGTCAACCGGCGGGCCTCTGATGCGTCGATGGTGCTGGCGGCTCGGGCGACGGTGGTGGCCGTCGCCCTGGTGGCCTACGTCATCGCGCTCAGCGGCGGCGCCGTACTGGACATCGTCGCCTACGCCTGGGCGGGTTTCGGCTCAGCCTTCGGGCCGGTGATCCTGTTGTCGCTCTACTGGCCGCGCATGACGCGGGCTGGGGCGATGGCCGGCATCGTGACGGGAGCGGCCACCGTCCTCCTGTGGAAGCACATCGACCCGCTCCTCGGTCCGCTGCAGTCGGGCGTCTACGAGATGGTGCCGGGGGTGCTCGCGGCCACCGCGGCGGCGCTGCTCTTCGGCACGTTCGTCGGCCGCCCGCCGCGCCGCACCTGGTCGGGCGCCATGGAGCCGGACCCCACGGCGAGGGTGCCGGTCAGCTGA
- a CDS encoding transposase, producing MGHLVVDGQSAHCSHAVCDRLSEHADRIDPRFLPLYLPEHNLDELVNADLKL from the coding sequence ATGGGACACCTCGTCGTGGACGGTCAATCCGCCCACTGCTCCCACGCGGTCTGTGACCGGCTGTCCGAGCACGCCGACCGGATCGATCCGCGCTTCCTGCCGTTGTACCTACCAGAGCACAACCTCGATGAGCTGGTCAACGCCGACCTCAAGCTGTAA
- a CDS encoding protein-arginine deiminase domain-containing protein: MPQVPDLRADVNRDGSVEGATDTDGENTWTPRRGAIVLPNVDDDAKRCPVKDAQGRPLSDAKLARCNDASDAKVNGARDAADLARLKTAPLPKTPAGSHGTVKAVGTGAKKSRLFIQREGRWSLLRPTDRLSTKELRSGVELGIEATDVVRDARKWNGEVKVRFTVTDGGTSRSDDVVLRTAPVLTHHHLQRAEELLVTKVSGGGAYGRARRKFVKDLAEQAKAAGISKPLTTFTAYHDVWAQDFVEPAYASMPGPGGKQRMMRVLIRSAQPDRDAGRELFEKLRGPDVGVVQVSGVRDNEEWTLNSMGNLETIPPYTLGGKSYPAGRIIQGYRADTGSKPAKAMRTFLSSQGVQAPLLLDTSWLSVGHVDEFIQFLPADTERGWRVGVADPAAGVELLRKAKRDGHGGEKMFSVPSSADIPAPKETIDQVLANATFHADNKLAADRIKANLDILKRETGITDAEIVKVPGLYTRDGAERGDLSGSRKLRRMGPDTLRRFSQLGGDDSRTDGGATRRAAASRNSAYIPGAVNGVLLSPTRYLAPQQWGPVIGGRDIFTAAVHSVYAKAGFTTSYVDDWYTYHIGMGEVHCGTNTLRDATAPWWPTA, translated from the coding sequence ATGCCCCAGGTACCCGACCTGCGCGCCGATGTGAACCGGGACGGCTCCGTCGAGGGCGCCACCGACACGGACGGCGAGAACACCTGGACCCCACGGCGGGGCGCGATCGTGCTGCCGAACGTCGACGACGACGCCAAGCGCTGCCCGGTCAAGGACGCACAGGGCAGGCCGCTTTCGGACGCCAAGCTGGCCCGGTGCAACGACGCGTCGGACGCCAAGGTGAACGGCGCGCGCGACGCCGCCGACCTGGCTCGGCTCAAGACCGCGCCGCTGCCCAAGACCCCGGCGGGCAGTCACGGCACCGTCAAGGCGGTCGGCACCGGCGCCAAGAAGTCCCGCCTCTTCATCCAGCGCGAGGGCCGCTGGTCCCTGCTGCGGCCCACCGACCGGCTCTCCACGAAGGAGCTGCGCTCCGGTGTCGAGCTGGGCATCGAGGCGACCGACGTCGTGCGCGACGCCCGGAAGTGGAACGGAGAGGTGAAGGTCCGCTTCACGGTCACCGACGGCGGCACGTCACGCTCCGACGACGTCGTGCTGCGCACCGCCCCCGTGCTCACCCACCACCACCTCCAGCGGGCCGAGGAACTCCTCGTCACCAAGGTGTCCGGCGGCGGCGCCTACGGCCGTGCCCGGCGAAAGTTCGTCAAGGACCTGGCCGAGCAGGCGAAGGCCGCCGGGATCAGCAAGCCCCTGACCACCTTCACCGCGTACCACGACGTCTGGGCGCAGGACTTCGTGGAGCCCGCGTACGCGAGCATGCCGGGCCCGGGCGGCAAGCAGCGCATGATGCGCGTCCTCATCCGCTCCGCGCAGCCGGACCGGGACGCCGGGCGCGAGCTGTTCGAGAAGCTGCGCGGTCCGGACGTGGGCGTGGTCCAGGTCAGCGGGGTACGCGACAACGAGGAGTGGACGCTCAACTCCATGGGCAACCTGGAGACCATCCCGCCGTACACCCTGGGCGGCAAGAGCTACCCCGCCGGACGCATCATCCAGGGTTACCGCGCCGACACCGGTTCCAAGCCCGCCAAGGCGATGCGTACGTTCCTGTCCTCCCAGGGCGTGCAGGCGCCGCTGCTGCTCGACACGTCCTGGCTCTCGGTCGGGCACGTGGACGAGTTCATCCAGTTCCTGCCCGCGGACACCGAGCGCGGCTGGCGCGTAGGCGTCGCCGACCCGGCGGCCGGCGTGGAACTGCTGCGCAAGGCCAAGCGGGACGGCCACGGCGGTGAGAAGATGTTCTCCGTGCCGAGCTCGGCCGACATCCCGGCGCCCAAGGAGACCATCGACCAGGTCCTCGCCAATGCCACGTTCCACGCGGACAACAAGCTGGCGGCCGACCGCATCAAGGCGAACCTGGACATCCTCAAGCGCGAGACCGGCATCACCGACGCGGAGATCGTCAAGGTGCCGGGCCTGTACACGCGCGACGGGGCCGAGCGCGGCGATCTCAGCGGCAGCCGCAAACTGCGGCGCATGGGCCCCGACACGCTGCGCCGGTTCAGCCAGCTCGGCGGTGACGACAGCCGTACCGACGGCGGCGCCACACGGCGGGCCGCCGCCTCACGGAACAGCGCCTATATCCCCGGCGCGGTCAACGGCGTCCTGCTCAGCCCGACGCGCTACCTCGCGCCCCAGCAGTGGGGCCCGGTCATCGGCGGCCGGGACATCTTCACCGCGGCCGTGCACTCCGTGTACGCGAAGGCGGGCTTCACCACGTCCTACGTCGACGACTGGTACACGTACCACATCGGCATGGGCGAGGTGCACTGCGGCACCAACACACTGCGTGACGCCACCGCTCCGTGGTGGCCCACGGCGTAG
- a CDS encoding xanthine dehydrogenase family protein molybdopterin-binding subunit — MVYSLGASALTVAAPIGCDTLSAEGAEGTPESVRKPSGVLVTGADDEMLVLHVTAANKVIVRLPRVEVGQGITTAVAMMIAEELDARLVDVDIPLADARDKGNQYTGGSSSVSSLYDPARQLAATARARLLTAAARRWHLPARTLRTRDTMVIAPDGRTASYGSLTASAAGIHRPTVSSRPKPRSRHRVIGRPTTRIDARDIVTGQAKYAGDLSVAGAKPTVVARPPTIMGKVVSVDESAARAMPGVRAVVRIAGGVAVVADTFHHAFKARDALRITWGPGPLAPLSDAAIRARLRAAVPRLGTPPRGSAQKEAEFEFAFVSHAPMEVLTAVADVRAHRAEFWFSTQTPMDARESIAEAIGLPKSKVRVHVVRGGGSFGRRLNFDAAIEAALISKAARRPVKLMWSRGDDIRHGRMRPASHHRIRASLARGRVVAFAHSMASVTESSAQQGTAGQGGATTAAVARAGRTPAAGPLPSDTGPYNFGRVSRDSGEVGLAMPLGAWRSVDSGTTRTAEEIVVDEVARSLGKDPVAFRRTTLRGKAVKAVLDKVATAGRWGRTMPTGQAQGVAVHEEYGSCVACLVEIDATDPKKPRVTKVVMAADVGTVVNPRGLEAQLMGTAIDGISTVLQAGLHIDRGAVRESSFSDFRYARGRHAPLHFEAHIMPSRRDPGGAGELGVPAAAGAVANAYAQATGTRPRRFPVNF; from the coding sequence ATCGTCTATTCGCTGGGGGCGTCCGCCCTGACGGTCGCCGCACCGATCGGCTGCGACACGCTCTCGGCGGAAGGCGCCGAGGGCACCCCGGAGTCTGTACGCAAACCGTCCGGCGTCCTGGTGACGGGCGCCGACGACGAGATGCTGGTCCTGCACGTCACGGCGGCGAACAAGGTGATCGTGCGGCTGCCCCGGGTCGAGGTCGGCCAGGGCATCACGACCGCGGTCGCCATGATGATCGCCGAGGAGTTGGACGCCCGGCTCGTCGACGTCGACATCCCGCTCGCCGACGCCCGGGACAAGGGCAACCAGTACACGGGCGGTTCGAGCTCGGTCAGCTCGCTGTACGACCCGGCCCGCCAACTGGCCGCCACCGCCCGCGCCAGGCTTCTGACCGCGGCTGCCAGGCGGTGGCACCTCCCCGCCCGGACCCTGCGCACCCGGGACACCATGGTCATCGCACCGGACGGGCGCACTGCCAGCTACGGGTCACTGACCGCGAGCGCCGCCGGGATCCATCGGCCCACCGTGTCGAGCAGGCCCAAGCCCCGGTCCCGGCATCGCGTGATCGGGCGGCCGACGACCCGGATCGACGCGCGGGACATCGTCACGGGCCAGGCGAAGTACGCCGGAGACCTTTCGGTGGCCGGAGCGAAGCCGACCGTGGTGGCCCGGCCGCCGACGATCATGGGGAAGGTCGTCTCGGTCGACGAAAGTGCGGCCCGCGCCATGCCGGGCGTCCGCGCCGTCGTCAGGATCGCCGGAGGTGTCGCCGTGGTGGCGGACACCTTCCACCACGCCTTCAAGGCCAGGGACGCGCTGCGGATCACATGGGGCCCCGGCCCGCTCGCGCCCCTGTCGGACGCCGCCATCCGGGCCCGGCTGCGGGCCGCCGTTCCACGGCTCGGCACCCCGCCGCGCGGATCGGCGCAGAAAGAAGCCGAGTTCGAGTTCGCCTTCGTCAGCCACGCCCCGATGGAGGTGCTGACCGCGGTGGCGGATGTGCGCGCCCACCGCGCGGAGTTCTGGTTCTCCACGCAGACGCCGATGGACGCGCGGGAGAGCATCGCCGAGGCGATCGGACTGCCGAAGTCCAAGGTCCGGGTGCATGTCGTGCGCGGCGGGGGTTCGTTCGGCCGGCGGCTGAACTTCGACGCTGCGATTGAGGCGGCACTGATCTCCAAAGCGGCACGCCGGCCGGTGAAGCTGATGTGGAGCCGGGGCGACGACATACGGCACGGCAGGATGCGTCCGGCCAGCCACCACAGGATCCGGGCCAGCCTCGCGCGGGGAAGGGTGGTGGCCTTCGCGCACTCAATGGCCTCGGTGACCGAGTCCTCCGCCCAGCAGGGCACGGCCGGGCAGGGAGGTGCGACCACCGCCGCCGTCGCACGCGCCGGGCGCACTCCCGCGGCGGGCCCGCTCCCCAGCGACACCGGACCGTACAACTTCGGACGCGTCTCGCGGGACTCGGGTGAGGTCGGGCTGGCGATGCCCCTCGGCGCCTGGCGGTCGGTGGATTCCGGGACGACGAGGACGGCCGAGGAGATCGTCGTCGACGAGGTCGCCAGGAGCCTGGGCAAGGACCCGGTCGCGTTCCGGCGCACCACACTCCGCGGCAAGGCCGTCAAGGCCGTACTCGACAAGGTCGCGACCGCCGGAAGGTGGGGCCGGACCATGCCGACGGGCCAGGCCCAGGGCGTGGCTGTCCACGAGGAGTACGGCTCGTGCGTGGCCTGCCTGGTCGAAATCGACGCCACCGACCCGAAGAAGCCCCGGGTGACCAAGGTGGTGATGGCGGCCGACGTCGGAACGGTCGTCAACCCGCGCGGCCTCGAGGCTCAGCTCATGGGCACCGCGATCGACGGGATCTCCACCGTGTTGCAGGCCGGCCTCCACATCGACCGTGGCGCGGTCCGCGAGAGCAGCTTCTCCGACTTCCGCTACGCCCGCGGGCGGCACGCGCCTCTGCACTTCGAAGCGCACATCATGCCCTCCCGGCGTGACCCCGGAGGAGCCGGCGAACTCGGCGTTCCGGCCGCGGCGGGCGCCGTCGCCAACGCCTATGCCCAGGCGACCGGTACCCGACCCCGCCGTTTCCCGGTCAACTTCTGA
- a CDS encoding (2Fe-2S)-binding protein, which produces MPSYAFVLNGKRVTVQAPADMPLLWVLRDMLGVTGPKYGCGVGVCRACTSHLDGEEVQPCVVPAADCADRSVTTIEGLADGDTLHPVQRAWLDCDVAQCGFCQPGQIMAAAALLKKTPRPTDADIDRIENVCRCGTYSRIREAIKKASAGGRHAED; this is translated from the coding sequence ATGCCCTCCTACGCCTTCGTCCTGAACGGGAAGCGGGTCACCGTCCAGGCACCGGCCGACATGCCGCTGCTGTGGGTGCTGCGCGACATGCTGGGGGTCACCGGCCCCAAGTACGGCTGCGGTGTCGGGGTCTGCCGCGCCTGCACCAGCCATCTCGACGGCGAGGAGGTCCAGCCCTGCGTCGTGCCCGCCGCGGACTGCGCGGACCGCTCCGTCACCACCATCGAAGGCCTGGCCGACGGAGACACACTGCACCCCGTACAACGGGCCTGGCTCGACTGCGACGTCGCGCAGTGCGGCTTCTGCCAGCCGGGGCAGATCATGGCCGCGGCAGCCCTGCTGAAGAAGACGCCCCGGCCGACGGACGCCGACATCGACCGCATCGAGAACGTCTGTCGCTGCGGCACCTACTCCCGGATACGCGAAGCGATCAAGAAGGCGTCCGCCGGCGGCCGGCACGCCGAAGACTGA